In Macadamia integrifolia cultivar HAES 741 chromosome 12, SCU_Mint_v3, whole genome shotgun sequence, the following are encoded in one genomic region:
- the LOC122058328 gene encoding uncharacterized protein LOC122058328 isoform X1, which produces MAALLAVNKLREAVICCLVFIDQPCLSYRFFHVMNPSNRRIYCQNFFAQPRNIRFFMYSQNLHHSSGSHFHHFGHSVKIVSGENYSILQSSSLQHWFKNWQELRKHKLTASTFGGAVGFWPGRRVQLWKEKLGAIKPFTGNLATCWNNIKEEEALETYKLITGNNVSFLQFQIHNKKNTEDEWLAASPDGVVYQVVCGLPSKGVLEIKCPFFGGDMQKAFPWKRIPLYCIPQAQGLMEILDRDWMDFYVWTPNGSSLFRLERDVGYWNLLKEALSDFWWEHVQPARELCSKSQIADPLIQLRSLVPTQRHRLCPAIVYASKYLVDDSKLLMREIHGKLIN; this is translated from the exons ATGGCAGCACTGCTTGCTGTTAACAAACTAAG GGAAGCTGTTATTTGTTGCTTGGTTTTCATTGACCAACCATGCCTTAGCTACAGATTTTTCCATGTCATGAATCCTAGCAACAGAAGAATCTACTGCCAAAATTTCTTTGCACAACCGAGAAACATACGGTTTTTTATGTATAGCCAAAATCTCCACCATTCCTCGGGGAGTCATTTCCATCATTTTGGTCACTCTGTCAAAATTGTAAGTGGGGAAAACTATTCAATTCTTCAATCTAGTTCCCTGCAGCACTGGTTTAAAAATTGGCAGGAACTAAGAAAGCATAAACTTACTGCAAGCACTTTTGGCGGAGCTGTTGGGTTTTGGCCAGGCCGAAGAGTCCAGCTCTGGAAAGAAAAGCTTGGGGCAATTAAGCCTTTCACTGGGAACCTTGCTACATGTTGGAACAATATAAAGGAAGAGGAAGCACTTGAAACTTATAAGCTTATAACAGGAAACAATGTCtcatttcttcaatttcagATCCATAATAAGAAGAATACTGAAGATGAATGGCTCGCAGCTTCCCCTGATGGGGTGGTCTACCAGGTTGTTTGTGGTTTACCTTCCAAAGGGGTGCTGGAGATTAAGTGCCCATTTTTTGGTGGTGACATGCAGAAGGCTTTCCCATGGAAACGAATCCCTCTTTACTGCATTCCACAAGCTCAGGGATTAATGGAGATATTGGACCGGGACTGGATGGATTTCTATGTCTGGACTCCTAACGGAAGTAGTTTATTCAGATTAGAAAGAGATGTAGGGTATTGGAACCTTCTGAAGGAGGCTTTATCTGATTTTTGGTGGGAGCATGTCCAACCTGCAAGGGAGCTCTGCAGTAAGTCTCAGATCGCAGATCCTCTTATTCAGTTGAGATCACTCGTGCCAACACAAAGGCATAGGCTGTGTCCTGCCATTGTTTATGCTAGCAAATACCTTGTGGATGATTCCAAGTTATTAATGCGAGAAATTCATGGAAAACTTATAAACTGA
- the LOC122057094 gene encoding digalactosyldiacylglycerol synthase 1, chloroplastic-like (The sequence of the model RefSeq protein was modified relative to this genomic sequence to represent the inferred CDS: added 97 bases not found in genome assembly) has product MCDKIVEALWSKRKNQLLLRSLSSGEASVLEYENINDELDLRIASVLQSTGHCYDGGLWTDSVNHDPADSRRHVAIVTTASLPWMTGTAVNPLFRAAYLSKSAKQKITLLVPWLCKSDQELVYPNNLTFSSPEDQENYIRNWLEERVGFNADFKISFYPGKFSKERRSIIPAGDTTQFVSSKDADIAILEEPEHLNWYHHGRRWTDKFNHVVGVVHTNYLEYIKREKNGALQAFFVKHINNLVTRAYCHKVLRLSAATQDLPKSIICNVHGVNPKFLEVGEKVAVERQLGENSFPKGAYFLGKMVWAKGYKELIDLLAKHKNDLEDLKLDVFGNGEDAHEVQSTAKKLELNLNFLKGRDHADDSLHGYKVFINPSVSDVLCTATAEALAMGKFVVCADHPSNDFFRSFPNCLTYNTSEDFVVRVKEALANEPQPLTPEQRYNLSWEAATQRFMDYSELDKVLNNTEESAESSTGSRKMTKSISMSNLSEVVDGGLAFAHHCFTGNEVLRLATGAIPGTRDYGKQHCKDLHLLPPHVENPIYGW; this is encoded by the exons AGAACATTAATGATGAACTGGATTTACGGATAGCCAGTGTGCTCCAAAGTACAGGGCATTGTTATGATGGTGGCCTATGGACTGATTCTGTAAATCATGACCCAGCAGATAGCAGAAGACATGTAGCTATAGTCACAACTGCTAGTCTTCCTTGGATGACAGGAACAGCCGTAAATCCACTATTCCGAGCAGCATATCTGTCCAAGTctgcaaaacaaaaaataacactATTGGTTCCGTGGCTTTGCAAATCAGACCAGGAGCTAGTTTATCCCAACAATCTTACCTTCAGTTCTCCAGAAGATCAGGAGAACTATATACGGAACTGGTTGGAGGAAAGGGTTGGTTTCAACGCTGATTTCAAGATCTCCTTTTACCCGGGAAAG TTCTCAAAAGAAAGGCGGAGTATAATACCTGCTGGTGACACGACACAGTTTGTTTCTTCAAAGGATGCTGACATTGCTATACTAGAAGAACCTGAACACCTAAACTGGTATCATCATGGCAGACGGTGGACTGATAAATTTAATCATGTTGTTGGTGTTGTCCATACAAATTACTTGGagtatataaagagagagaaaaatggggCTCTCCAAGCGTTCTTTGTTAAACACATTAACAATTTGGTCACCAGAGCATACTGCCACAAG GTTCTTCGTCTTTCTGCAGCAACTCAGGATCTACCAAAGTCTATCATTTGCAATGTCCATGGTGTGAATCCCAAGTTTTTAGAGGTTGGAGAAAAAGTGGCAGTAGAAAGGCAACTTGGGGAGAACTCTTTTCCTAAGGGAGCATATTTCTTAGGAAAGATGGTCTGGGCTAAAGGATACAAGGAATTGATAGATTTGTTGGCGAAGCACAAGAATGACCTAGAGGATCTTAAGCTGGATGTCTTTGGAAATGGAGAGGATGCACATGAAGTCCAGTCTACTGCCAAAAAGTTAGAGCTGAACCTCAATTTTCTGAAGGGGCGGGACCATGCTGACGATTCACTTCATGG CTACAAAGTCTTCATAAACCCTAGTGTCAGTGATGTTCTATGCACTGCAACAGCAGAAGCCCTTGCAATGGGAAAATTCGTGGTCTGTGCAGACCACCCATCCAATGATTTCTTCAGATCATTCCCCAACTGTTTGACTTACAACACGTCGGAGGATTTCGTTGTCAGAGTAAAAGAAGCATTGGCTAATGAGCCTCAGCCTCTTACACCTGAGCAGAGATACAACCTCTCCTGGGAGGCTGCAACTCAGAGATTCATGGATTATTCTGAGCTAGACAAAGTCTTGAACAACACTGAGGAGAGTGCAGAATCAAGCACAGGTAGTAGAAAGATGACCAAATCAATTTCAATGTCTAATTTGTCAGAGGTGGTTGATGGGGGTCTGGCTTTTGCCCATCACTGTTTCACTGGAAATGAAGTTTTGAGGTTGGCCACGGGCGCGATACCTGGTACACGAGATTATGGGAAGCAGCACTGTAAGGATCTTCATTTGTTGCCACCACATGTAGAAAATCCTATCTATGGTTGGTAG
- the LOC122058329 gene encoding splicing factor 3A subunit 2-like isoform X2 encodes MRKTVKIGRPGYRVTKQFDPDTKQRSLLFQIEYPEIEDNSKPRHRFMSSFEQRVQSCDKRYQYLLFAAEPYEIIAFKVQ; translated from the exons TCAAGATTGGAAGGCCTGGATACAGGGTGACAAAGCAATTTGATCCAGACACAAAACAGAGATCTCTTCTTTTCCAG ATTGAATACCCTGAAATTGAAGACAATTCGAAGCCACGGCACCGTTTTATGTCATCCTTTGAACAG AGGGTGCAATCCTGTGATAAAAGGTACCAGTATCTTCTGTTTGCAGCTGAGCCATATGAAATCATTGCGTTTAAGGTACAGTAA
- the LOC122058329 gene encoding splicing factor 3A subunit 2-like isoform X1 → MALLAIVKIGRPGYRVTKQFDPDTKQRSLLFQIEYPEIEDNSKPRHRFMSSFEQRVQSCDKRYQYLLFAAEPYEIIAFKVQ, encoded by the exons TCAAGATTGGAAGGCCTGGATACAGGGTGACAAAGCAATTTGATCCAGACACAAAACAGAGATCTCTTCTTTTCCAG ATTGAATACCCTGAAATTGAAGACAATTCGAAGCCACGGCACCGTTTTATGTCATCCTTTGAACAG AGGGTGCAATCCTGTGATAAAAGGTACCAGTATCTTCTGTTTGCAGCTGAGCCATATGAAATCATTGCGTTTAAGGTACAGTAA
- the LOC122058328 gene encoding uncharacterized protein LOC122058328 isoform X2, giving the protein MNPSNRRIYCQNFFAQPRNIRFFMYSQNLHHSSGSHFHHFGHSVKIVSGENYSILQSSSLQHWFKNWQELRKHKLTASTFGGAVGFWPGRRVQLWKEKLGAIKPFTGNLATCWNNIKEEEALETYKLITGNNVSFLQFQIHNKKNTEDEWLAASPDGVVYQVVCGLPSKGVLEIKCPFFGGDMQKAFPWKRIPLYCIPQAQGLMEILDRDWMDFYVWTPNGSSLFRLERDVGYWNLLKEALSDFWWEHVQPARELCSKSQIADPLIQLRSLVPTQRHRLCPAIVYASKYLVDDSKLLMREIHGKLIN; this is encoded by the coding sequence ATGAATCCTAGCAACAGAAGAATCTACTGCCAAAATTTCTTTGCACAACCGAGAAACATACGGTTTTTTATGTATAGCCAAAATCTCCACCATTCCTCGGGGAGTCATTTCCATCATTTTGGTCACTCTGTCAAAATTGTAAGTGGGGAAAACTATTCAATTCTTCAATCTAGTTCCCTGCAGCACTGGTTTAAAAATTGGCAGGAACTAAGAAAGCATAAACTTACTGCAAGCACTTTTGGCGGAGCTGTTGGGTTTTGGCCAGGCCGAAGAGTCCAGCTCTGGAAAGAAAAGCTTGGGGCAATTAAGCCTTTCACTGGGAACCTTGCTACATGTTGGAACAATATAAAGGAAGAGGAAGCACTTGAAACTTATAAGCTTATAACAGGAAACAATGTCtcatttcttcaatttcagATCCATAATAAGAAGAATACTGAAGATGAATGGCTCGCAGCTTCCCCTGATGGGGTGGTCTACCAGGTTGTTTGTGGTTTACCTTCCAAAGGGGTGCTGGAGATTAAGTGCCCATTTTTTGGTGGTGACATGCAGAAGGCTTTCCCATGGAAACGAATCCCTCTTTACTGCATTCCACAAGCTCAGGGATTAATGGAGATATTGGACCGGGACTGGATGGATTTCTATGTCTGGACTCCTAACGGAAGTAGTTTATTCAGATTAGAAAGAGATGTAGGGTATTGGAACCTTCTGAAGGAGGCTTTATCTGATTTTTGGTGGGAGCATGTCCAACCTGCAAGGGAGCTCTGCAGTAAGTCTCAGATCGCAGATCCTCTTATTCAGTTGAGATCACTCGTGCCAACACAAAGGCATAGGCTGTGTCCTGCCATTGTTTATGCTAGCAAATACCTTGTGGATGATTCCAAGTTATTAATGCGAGAAATTCATGGAAAACTTATAAACTGA